A region of Numenius arquata chromosome 25, bNumArq3.hap1.1, whole genome shotgun sequence DNA encodes the following proteins:
- the LOC141475419 gene encoding hydroxysteroid 11-beta-dehydrogenase 1-like protein, with translation MKPIGKVLCATGIIAGLLAFFWKDPFSPESLSGARVLLTGASAGIGEQMAYHYARFGAELVLTARREAVLQKVVEKCLTLGAKKIFYIPADMSSPSEPEKVVQFAVQKLGGLDYLVLNHIGVTHFQMWSGDMAYTRWLMQVNFFSYVTLATAALPTLEKNKGSLVVVSSLTGKIPTPFTTSYSATKFALDGFFSSLRHELIMQKRNISVTLCILGLIDTDTALENTRGKVYLTASPAPEAALAIIQGGATRVQEVFYPWWLQHVYRLWVLVPYNRDQVLQSYYNYSSP, from the exons ATGAAGCCAATTGGAAAAGTGCTTTGTGCTACAGGGATCATAGCTGGACTGCTAGCTTTCTTCTGGAAAGACCCATTTAGCCCAG AGAGCTTGTCTGGTGCCCGTGTCCTCCTGACTGGAGCCAGTGCTGGGATTGGAGAGCAGATGGCATATCATTACGCCAGATTTGGTGCTGAACTTGTTTTGACTGCTAGGAGGGAAGCTGTGCTGCAGAAG GTGGTAGAGAAATGCCTGACACTgggagcaaagaaaatattttatatcccTGCAGATATGTCTTCCCCTTCGGAGCCTGAAAAGGTGGTTCAGTTTGCTGTCCAAAAGCTGG GGGGACTGGATTACCTGGTGTTGAACCACATTGGTGTCACCCATTTCCAGATGTGGTCTGGAGATATGGCATACACCCGCTGGCTCATGCAG GTGAATTTCTTCAGTTATGTGACACTTGCAACAGCAGCTCTTCCCACCTTAGAGAAGAATAAAGGCTCTCTGGTGGTTGTTTCTTCCCTCACAG ggaAAATACCCACTCCCTTCACCACTTCATATTCTGCCACCAAGTTTGCACTGGATGGATTCTTCAGCTCACTGCGCCATGAACTCATCATGCAGAAGAGAAATATCTCTGTCACACTGTGCATCCTGGGCTTGATTGATACTGATACAGCATTAGAGAATACCAG GGGCAAAGTGTACCTAACTGCTTCTCCTGCTCCTGAAGCTGCACTTGCCATTATCCAAGGGGGTGCCACGCGGGTGCAGGAGGTTTTCTACCCATGGTGGCTACAGCACGTGTACCGTCTCTGGGTTTTGGTCCCCTATAACAGGGACCAGGTTTTACAGAGTTACTATAACTACAGCAGTCCTTGA
- the MICOS13 gene encoding MICOS complex subunit MIC13, producing the protein MAAWLFPAVRFVIKGSLAGAAVYVAYDQGLLGSGTQGAEALRKAQAALPPAIQEWTSYIGWELPPTPKFDFSPSDSWNKGVQTVMSALSVAPTRACEYTVEGWKYVKDLVK; encoded by the exons ATGGCCGCCTGGCTCTTCCCAGCCGTGAG GTTTGTCATCAAAGGAAGCCTGGCTGGAGCTGCTGTATACGTAGCATATGATCAGGGACTGCTGGGCAGTGGCACGCAAGGTGCTGAAGCTCTCAGAAAAGCTCAAGCAGCGCTGCCTCCAGCCATCCAAGAGTGGACAAGTTACATAGGCTGGGAG cTCCCACCCACTCCAAAATTTGATTTTTCCCCCTCTGATTCCTGGAATAAAG GAGTGCAGACAGTCATGTCTGCCTTGTCCGTAGCTCCCACCAGGGCCTGTGAATACACTGTGGAAGGCTGGAAGTATGTGAAAGATCTTGTCAAATGA